CCGAATCATATACTCAATCTCGCTATTCTTCACATGCGAGATATTCTGAAAGCGACCGATTAAAATCGCCTGTACGCCATGAAAGTCGGGCTGCTGAATTAAGGATTGTAGCATCCGATCAAAAACATGAATGGATGAAAGCTCATCGTCTTCAATCAACAAGATACTATTCTGTAACGATGGCATATAGTTGGTTCCTTGCAAGAGGCTGATGGTGCTTAAATTTCCACCTAAGCTAACACCCGTGGCCTCTCCTTCATTGATCACTAACGGACCTTCATTATCAATAAAGATTCGGTCCTCCTGATCCAGATACCACTCATCATCGCTCCAATATGGTGCTGGAACCACCTCATAGGACCCATCCTTCATCACACACTTCTGGAACTTTGTCCAGGTATATTCGAAGCCTTTCTTCATTGAAAAGGATGAAAAATGTGGACCAGAATAAGTGACGAGCCCCGTTTGCTTGTAAATGGCATTGCTTAATGCGGTAATATCAGAATACCCACAGAATACCTTAGGATTCTGTTTAATCACGTCATAATCCAAATATTGAAGGAGTTGATTGGCATGAAATCCCCCGATGGCGGTCAAGATCCCCTTCACATTCGGATCGCGGAAGGCATCATGGATATCCTCCACACGGGAAGCAATGGAGGAGGTGCTTAATTCATCGCACTCGCCTACATGCTTACCCATGGATACATGAAATCCATACTGTTCTAAACGTTCGATGGCATATTCAATCTGTTCTTCATGAAGAATGGTCATACTGGTTGACGGAGCAATCACGCGAATTTCATCGCCGGCTTGTAATTTCGTTGGTATCATTTAAACTCCCCTTACTTTCCTCTTTCATTTCTTGCTTGCAACATATTCATCATGGAGGATACTCATCACATATTCATCATGATACGCACCATCACGAAAAATATGTTGACGAAGGATTCCTTCTACTTTAAATCCACACTTCTCGTAACTACGAATAGCACGAGGATTAAAGGCATATGTGAAGAGCTGCACCTTATTCATATTCATCTGCTCAAAAATAAAACGAACAAGAACATTCATAGCATCCGTACCATACCCCTTGTTCCAGTAGGGTTTCCCCAAGAATATTCCTACTACGGCGTAGCGGTTCTTCCAATCCACTTGATTCACACCACAACCACCGATATATTCGCCACTCTCTAATAATTCTATGGCAAAATTATATTTTCCATCATTATTAAAGGCAGATTGACGATGTAACCACTCTTTTTCTTCGTGAAGGGGAATCGGGAAGGGAATACCTGGATGAAGGTAGCGTTTGACATCTGGATCATTAACCAATTCCCATGCACGAAGTACATCTTCTTCTCGTACATCTCGTAATCCAATTTTTTCTCCAGTATACATCTCATCTCCTCCTTATTTTGCACTTCGATTCCTCCGCTGGCTCCCTGTTTGTATACAAAAAGCCTGTAAGAAGAATCCCGTGGTACTGAGACTCATCCTCCAGGCTTTTATCCTAGAAGTGTAGCACATGGCCTGTATCGCTTGGACCTGACACCCAAGTATGGGTCGGAACCCTAGATACACTCTCAAGAATCGTAACTAATGTTTCCAGATATTATATGAAATACGACTTAGTTTGTCAAGCTATGGATGGGCTGAATACGAAACTGCTCCTGTTGAGCAATGAACAAGGATGGTGGTTCTTTCATCACCGTTCCCTTTGCTAGTGGAATATTAATGTTGGTATGAATAGCTGCATTCTTCTCCTCTTCTGTGAGATACCCAAGCTGTTCCATCCGTTCTAGAACAACTTGCTGTCTTTGCTTTGCCTTTGCAAAATCCTTAATTGGCGAATAGTGCTCTGGCGCCTTCGGTAATGCTGCAAGCATCGCCGCCTCACTCAAGGAGATCGTCTCCTTCGTTGGGTGATTCAATTGAACGGTCTTGTCAAAATAGAAGTTAGCGGCTGTTTCAATTCCATAAATACCATGGCCAAAATAAATCGTATTCAAATACATTTCTAATAATTCTTCTTTTGTATAGGATTGCTCTAAGTAGATGGCAATTGCCATCTCTTTTAATTTGCGATCGAATTCCTTATCCTGATTCAAGAAGAGGTTCCTTGCTAGCTGCATGGTGATGGTGCTACCTCCCTGAACCAAACTGCCCTGACGGACGTCTTGCCAGATGGCGCGACCAAGCCCCACCAGATCTACACCAGGATGAAGATCATAGCGATGATCCTCAATGGCAACGAATGCATCACTGATGTAAAGTGGCATCTGTTCCATGTCTACATAGATACGATGATCTAGGTGGGAGGTACCCTCCCGTTGGGCCACCTTCATCGCGGTCTCGTATTGGGCTAATCGATCATAATCAACCAGCATTCCTCCGATTGTGGACATAGAACAAAAAAGAAGGATAGAAAGGATCAAAATCACTGCTACACCTCTTCGTATCCTTCGCCCCCATTCTACCTTCACCATGGACCACAACCCCTTTCTCTTCACAAGTTACAGATTCTACTATCCTCAGTATAGCCATAATCAATTGATGATCCCATTGATTTCCCTTACAATAAGCTTACAATCTTGTCATAGAGCTCATTGTAAAAGGAGTGTCCCTTGTGGATTTTCATTTATCGAATCAAGATCGGCAACAAATATTAACACCCTTGAAGCAAATGATTCAACAATATCAGCTCATCGATGATGGCGACAAAATTGCAGTAGGCCTATCTGGTGGTAAGGATAGCACCTCGCTCCTCTACTTACTTACCATCCTCCAGCAACAGCGATTCGCCTCATTCCAGCTCGTACCCATCACCTTAGACCTTGGATTCCAAGGCCTCGAATTAGTACCACTGCGTCAGTTCGTCGAGGAGTTAGGACATTCCTTAGAAGTGGTCTCCACCCAGATTGGCTCCATCGTTTTCGAGACGCGGCAAGAGAAGAATCCCTGTTCACTCTGCGCCAATATGCGTCGAGGTACCCTCTACGATGCTGCCCAAAAGGCTGGTTGTAATAAGGTAGCCCTTGGGCATCATCTCGATGATGCCTTGGAAACATTTATGATGAACCTGTTCTTCAATGGAAAACTGGGTACCTTCCCACCCTCCACCTTTTTGGATCGGACCAATATCACCCTCATTCGTCCCATGATTGCTGTCGAGGAACGCATGATCAAGAAGCTGGTCCGCACGAAAGCATTGCCTGTCATTGAAAATCCCTGCCCTGCAAATAAACATACGAAACGCGAAGAGATGAAGAAGCTCGTGCAGCAATTAAGTATTTCCTACCCCGATCTACGTCAGCAGTTTCTCCATGGTGTTCAGCATGTAGACGGAAAAAGCTTCTGGTGATCTGGTATTATCTTAAAAGGACTGAACTCCGTCCATAGGATTGACGGAGTCCAGCCCTTTTTCCCCTACACTTTTTGGATTATTTTGTTCATTTCCTGCTGTCCCCGAATGGTCTCAATAAATTTGCTTAGGGCATTGGTCATATAAGCTCCGCTGCGATAGATGAAGAGTGTGGTGATTTTACTATACTGCTTCGGTATTGGATAACAGCGAATGGCTCCTTCTTCTGCAAGATGCTTCACTGTTAACTGGGGCACCAATGTAATCCCTAATCCCGCTACCACGCTACCGAGGATGGTTTCTAATGTACCAAATTCCATCTCTTGCCTTGGTGAGAAGCCTTCAGCTTCTAGCCATTGCCGTAGACGAGCGCGATAAGCGCAGCCTGCACCGAAAACAAGAAGGGGTTCTGTTTTTACTTCTTCAATGGAGGTGGATTGGGTGTTGGCAATTAGTACCAGTTCCTCCTCACAGACAATCTCCTGCTTAAGCTGGGGATGCTGAACGGGGGCGATGACAAACGCGCCATCTAAATTTCCTTCCACCACTTCATTGATCAAATGGCTGGTTACACCGGTTACCATCGAAAGTCCCACCTGGGGAAATTGATGATGATACCTCGAAAGGATGGAAGGTAGCTTCACCACTGTTTCTACTGAACCAATATGCAAGGAGCCTCTCGGATGATCAGGATCCTGAAATGTCTCCATCATCTCATCCACCATGGTTAGAATCTTATTCGCATAGATTAGTAAACGCTTGCCCTCAGAGTTCAGAACCATGCCGCGACTCTGCCGATAGAAGAGAGGCGTCTGAAGCTTGTTCTCTAAGCTTTGAATACGTGCTGTTACATTGGATTGTACGTAATTTAATTCCTTCGCCGCTCCACTGATGCTCCCATTCTCTGCTACGGCACGAAATACTCGTAAATCGCGTAATTCCATCCCCTTCTCCTCCACTCCCATGATCCTTTTATATATCAATTATAATGATATATTCAATCGTTATCAATCATTTTACTTGATACTTGATTGCCGCTATGATAGAGGTAGTTAATTATTTCACAATTTACATAGCAACTAAGAATCGGCTGGAGGAGAACAATATGAAGAGCAATAAAATCATTATCG
Above is a genomic segment from Rubeoparvulum massiliense containing:
- a CDS encoding S66 family peptidase, with the translated sequence MIPTKLQAGDEIRVIAPSTSMTILHEEQIEYAIERLEQYGFHVSMGKHVGECDELSTSSIASRVEDIHDAFRDPNVKGILTAIGGFHANQLLQYLDYDVIKQNPKVFCGYSDITALSNAIYKQTGLVTYSGPHFSSFSMKKGFEYTWTKFQKCVMKDGSYEVVPAPYWSDDEWYLDQEDRIFIDNEGPLVINEGEATGVSLGGNLSTISLLQGTNYMPSLQNSILLIEDDELSSIHVFDRMLQSLIQQPDFHGVQAILIGRFQNISHVKNSEIEYMIRTKKELAHLPVVANLNFGHTTPFFTFPVGGIISVHAKGNHVQLKVIKH
- a CDS encoding GNAT family N-acetyltransferase, giving the protein MYTGEKIGLRDVREEDVLRAWELVNDPDVKRYLHPGIPFPIPLHEEKEWLHRQSAFNNDGKYNFAIELLESGEYIGGCGVNQVDWKNRYAVVGIFLGKPYWNKGYGTDAMNVLVRFIFEQMNMNKVQLFTYAFNPRAIRSYEKCGFKVEGILRQHIFRDGAYHDEYVMSILHDEYVASKK
- a CDS encoding transglycosylase domain-containing protein — translated: MVKVEWGRRIRRGVAVILILSILLFCSMSTIGGMLVDYDRLAQYETAMKVAQREGTSHLDHRIYVDMEQMPLYISDAFVAIEDHRYDLHPGVDLVGLGRAIWQDVRQGSLVQGGSTITMQLARNLFLNQDKEFDRKLKEMAIAIYLEQSYTKEELLEMYLNTIYFGHGIYGIETAANFYFDKTVQLNHPTKETISLSEAAMLAALPKAPEHYSPIKDFAKAKQRQQVVLERMEQLGYLTEEEKNAAIHTNINIPLAKGTVMKEPPSLFIAQQEQFRIQPIHSLTN
- a CDS encoding tRNA 2-thiocytidine biosynthesis TtcA family protein; translated protein: MDFHLSNQDRQQILTPLKQMIQQYQLIDDGDKIAVGLSGGKDSTSLLYLLTILQQQRFASFQLVPITLDLGFQGLELVPLRQFVEELGHSLEVVSTQIGSIVFETRQEKNPCSLCANMRRGTLYDAAQKAGCNKVALGHHLDDALETFMMNLFFNGKLGTFPPSTFLDRTNITLIRPMIAVEERMIKKLVRTKALPVIENPCPANKHTKREEMKKLVQQLSISYPDLRQQFLHGVQHVDGKSFW
- a CDS encoding LysR family transcriptional regulator; its protein translation is MELRDLRVFRAVAENGSISGAAKELNYVQSNVTARIQSLENKLQTPLFYRQSRGMVLNSEGKRLLIYANKILTMVDEMMETFQDPDHPRGSLHIGSVETVVKLPSILSRYHHQFPQVGLSMVTGVTSHLINEVVEGNLDGAFVIAPVQHPQLKQEIVCEEELVLIANTQSTSIEEVKTEPLLVFGAGCAYRARLRQWLEAEGFSPRQEMEFGTLETILGSVVAGLGITLVPQLTVKHLAEEGAIRCYPIPKQYSKITTLFIYRSGAYMTNALSKFIETIRGQQEMNKIIQKV